Proteins encoded together in one Streptomyces sp. TLI_171 window:
- a CDS encoding acyl-CoA dehydrogenase family protein, with protein sequence MSAPRTTLAASPLIETEDRRALREAVAALGRRYGRAYFQRKARAGQPVEELWSEAAKLGYLGVNLPAEYGGGGAGITELAIVLEELGAAGSPLLMLIVSPAICGTVISRFGTDEQKQRWLPGLADGTRVVAFGITEPDAGSNSHRIGTVARRDGQDWLLSGRKVFISGIDHADAVLFVGRTEDARTGRLKPALFVVPRDTPGFEYRPIPMELTAPEKQFQVFLDDVRLPADALVGDEDAGLLQLFAGLNPERIMTAAFTLGIARYALDTAVDYARTRTVWDRPIGAHQGIAHPLAQCAIEVELARLMTQKAAHLYDAGDDLAAGEAANMAKYAAGEASCRAVDQAVQTLGGNGLTQEYGLAALITATRVGRVAPVSREMILNYVAQHTLGLPRSY encoded by the coding sequence ATGTCCGCACCGCGCACCACCCTCGCCGCCTCCCCGCTGATCGAGACCGAGGACCGCCGCGCCCTGCGCGAAGCCGTCGCCGCCCTCGGCCGCCGCTACGGCCGCGCGTACTTCCAGCGCAAGGCCCGGGCCGGCCAGCCCGTCGAAGAACTCTGGTCCGAGGCAGCCAAGTTGGGCTACCTCGGGGTCAACCTCCCGGCCGAGTACGGCGGTGGGGGCGCGGGCATCACCGAACTCGCGATCGTGCTGGAGGAATTGGGGGCGGCCGGCAGCCCGCTGCTGATGCTGATCGTCTCCCCGGCGATCTGCGGCACCGTCATCTCCCGGTTCGGCACCGACGAGCAGAAGCAGCGCTGGCTGCCCGGGCTCGCCGACGGGACCCGGGTGGTGGCCTTCGGCATCACCGAACCCGACGCCGGCTCCAACTCGCACCGGATCGGCACCGTCGCCCGCCGCGACGGCCAGGACTGGCTGCTCAGCGGCCGCAAGGTCTTCATCTCCGGCATCGACCACGCCGACGCCGTGCTGTTCGTCGGCCGCACCGAGGACGCCCGCACCGGCAGACTCAAGCCCGCCCTGTTCGTCGTCCCGCGCGACACCCCCGGCTTCGAGTACCGCCCCATCCCGATGGAACTCACCGCCCCCGAGAAGCAGTTCCAGGTCTTCCTGGACGACGTCCGGCTGCCCGCCGACGCCCTCGTCGGCGACGAGGACGCCGGACTGCTGCAACTCTTCGCGGGCCTCAACCCCGAGCGGATCATGACCGCGGCCTTCACCCTCGGCATCGCCCGGTACGCCCTCGACACGGCCGTGGACTACGCCCGCACCCGCACTGTCTGGGACCGCCCGATCGGCGCCCACCAGGGCATCGCCCACCCGCTCGCCCAGTGCGCCATCGAGGTCGAACTCGCCCGCCTGATGACCCAGAAGGCCGCCCACCTGTACGACGCGGGCGACGACCTGGCCGCGGGCGAGGCCGCCAACATGGCCAAGTACGCGGCCGGCGAAGCCTCCTGCCGGGCCGTCGACCAGGCCGTGCAGACCCTCGGCGGCAACGGCCTCACCCAGGAGTACGGCCTCGCCGCGCTGATCACCGCCACCCGGGTCGGCCGGGTCGCGCCCGTCAGCCGGGAGATGATCC